The genomic stretch TAAGGTAAACAATAATGAGTCACCATACATGAATTTTTCTAACCATATATAACTTTATCTATCAATTGAGTAGTTTTGGTGTAATGCAGGTTGATAGAGCATCAGTGGTTGGAGATGCTATTGAGTATATAAGAGAGCTGATTAGAACAGTGAATGAGCTGAAACTATTGGTGGAGAAGAAAAGACATGGGAGGGAAATGTGCAAGACACATAAAGCTGAAGATGCTGCTGCAGAAAGCTGTAACATAAAGCCTTTTGGTGATCCAGATGGAAGCATAAGGACTTCATGGCTGCAGAGGAAATCCAAAGACAGTGAGGTTGATGTCCGGATTGTCGATGATGATGTTACAATCAAACTGTTTCAGAGGAAGAAAGTTAATTGTTTACTCTTTGTCTCCAAGGTTCTGGATGAACTGCAGCTAGAACTTAACCATGTTGCAGGTGGACATGTCGGTGAATATTGCAGTTTCTTGTTCAACAGCAAGGTTGGTAAAATCAAGTAAATTCTGCATAGAATTATCACATTTGATTCGGTTATATGTTAAACTATGAGTTGTTTCAATTATGCAGGTAAGTGAAGGTTCATCCGTTTATGCAAGTGCTATAGCCAACAAGGTGATTGATGTTCTGGACACCCAATATGCTGCTGGTGTTCCATATACAAGTAGGCTGTAGTCAATATCAGGAACCAGATGTCTCTATTAATTGGTACTGACATGAATGAGGCATTTTGGAAGAATAATGATAGTGGTTATAGTAATGATTTCATAGGAAACATCTAGGAGATGCTAAAATTTTAGGTTCAATAGTTTCTTACTTTGTGTTTTTCTTATTGGTGCTTTGTGTGTGGTTCATGACATATTTTCTTCAACTCTGATGCAAAATTATTGTCAAGGATTTTTAATTTGGGATATTTAATCTTAGTTTGATTTTGAACTATGTTATGTACAATTGTGTCCTCTGTTTACTTGATCTTGTTTCTTCTTACATCTTGTTTTGCTATTTTAGTTTAGCTTTAGCAGAGGCATTATGTCTGTTATTTTGTCTTTGCTGGTTAGTTGGGTCATACTTTACCTTTTCATGTTTTGGCAAATAACTACTTTGATTCATTGCTTTAAACTAAATTACAAATCTTGTGGTTTCCATTTCTGAGAGATTTGATATTGATATGAAATCAAATTAAGAGCACTTTTGGTCTCTTTAAAATAGCTATTACATAAATTTTTTGATTCTTACAAGTATACACTTCCATTGCTACATACTTAAAAGTTAAAACTCAGTTTTTTATGAGATACTAAATTCAGTACATATAAACATTTGAAAAGAAAACGAGAATTCAAGGATTGTAAAAAGAAAATATTTATGGGACcaaatttgtttattttaataCCCTGTTTGATTCTTAACTACTCTCAATACAGTAACACCTATTCCCTTTCATTATGAAAAAAGGGTTTTAGGGAAGAAAAAAAATGGTCACCTCCAAGATAATGGGATAGAAAGGGAGAAATGAAAACAGAAAAACAGTCACACAAAACTAGTCTTCCTATAAACTTCCTCAGATGCAAGAAAACCATCTATGATTGTTAGTAATTACAGAAAAAAATATCATTTCCGTGACTTCCAAGCTTTATTAATTTTGTTAGCAACATACTTCGTAGCTTTTACCCCACCAACAGTCAGTAGGCCAGATATGGCCTGCCTTGCACTTGAAACCATAACCTTTCTCCTCAGAATTCTCTCCAAGCAATTTGCAGCCCCTTCTCTTGAGCTGATATTGGTATCATGTATGACTCTACCTGAAATCATAGCCCCTTTTTTCTCAAAATATGGCACACGTCTCTATTTTATAGGTCAAACATTATTGTTATCATTAAGTTCCATCTAAAGATTCTAATCAATTTTTTAGTTTACTAATGGTAACTAATGGGGGATTACAAGGAACTGTAATAATATAACTCAACAAATATTATTTTACTTTCTGCAAGCATACCAATTTGACTCGATTTCATTCCCTCTCTTTGCTGTATGCCCATCTGGCTTCTGATTGATGGAGGAAGTGCAGAAACTAGAGAGCAGGCAACTGATAAGTCACAATCCTGTTTTACGAAGTAAAAGAAGCTACTTTACTTGGTATGTCAACCCTAAAGAAGCAACATTATATCGTATACAACTTTCCTTCTTCTGCAAGGTATTTGACTCAAATGTCATCAACAATTAAATAATACAACATAGCCATCAAAACTTAGATAGAAACCAAAAGGTGGAAACTAGAATATGAATATCTAAACGAAGATGAAAAAGCACAACATAGCAAGAAAACATGGCTAATAGGTTCTCCTTATTACAGACACTAATGAAAGAATAAGAAAAATTGCATCCTCATAACGACATCAAGGGGGAGTAATGAACAAAATGAACATCAATAGAAGAAAGCACAAGTTCATGTCACCTCTCATAGGTTACACTTCATACTGTTCATTAGGTTTCAGTAAGATTGTGAACACCCACTGACAGATAAAAAGCATATATCTATTAACACACTGAAAAATATGCATGTGTTTATCGCTCTTCAAAATACAAAAACTAATTGCTGATATATCTAAAGATCAGAAAGATGTATTTTCTTATTGGCAGTTGATGAAAGTAGTAATAACTTATTATCATTTAGCTTTTGATGCTATGAAATTATAATCCACTTGTTTTAAACATATAGTTGCACATATAGCTGTACTTTATTGAAGACTCCAGGGCACAACAAAGCTAAATTCCTTCAAATGTGTGATTAAAGAATTGGAGAATTATTATCCAAAATATTTGGTGAGTATATTTCTAATATAGGATGAGTTAACCAAAAGAACAGCTAATCAAATCAGAGTAAGCTATTTTTGAATATTGTTAATCACCCTAAATTGGAAATATTTTGGTAAAGATATCATATATTGTCGTTCTCCCAAAAACAAAATGATTAATAACAAATAATAAAGACCTGAGAAACGTGTATTTTGTGATCGACAGTTGATGAAAGTTTCAATAACTTCTTAGCTTCATATTCTTCAAGAAATGGCTTATACATCGAATGGAATAGATCAAACTGCCCAGCAACAATTTTCTTCACCTAGACAGATTGTGAACAAGAGAACCTCAGGGAAAACGTAAAGCGAAAATACGATACATGTATTATGGATCGGCTCCTTTCCAAAAAGGAATTAAGAGTGAGCGAGAACTAGTGACCAAACTGACAAGTAATATTTGTAGGCATGTATCCCTCACATGAGATGGTATCAGGTGGCCGTGGAGAATTCAAATGTATTGGAATTTAAAAGACAAACAATTTCATACCAAAACCTTCATAGTAAAAATCAAGGACTACCTTATTTTTATCCTCGGCAAATAACATGCGCACATCACCCATATATGAAAGACTACAAACTTTAGCATACAGATCTGCCTGCAGGGATACAGCAGCTAAATCATTCAGTTCCTAGTTCCAACTCTCaaataaatcaattaaacaaGAAAAAAGTATACCTCTGTGAATTCTGATGGAAGCAAGAGAAGAGAAGCTGACAGCGCAGCTCGCAAGTTAATGGAATTGATGTTGCTAATGTCCAACTTATCGACAACAATTTGAACCTGAAtataaaatgaataaaatatgTAAGCAAAAAGCAAACCTCAGTTTAGGTTCAAATTATCAGGAAAATTAAGGACATAGAAACTATGAGATAATCATGGGATACAAATGTACTAAGCACTAGACAATTGTTACATGAATCATGGTACAAAAATTGAATATGCTTATTAGCCCATTTCAGAAAACTATATGTGGACCCATGGCCCATAAttcatttatttcattatttttcttACACGGTTTTGGTAAGTAGGATTTTTTTCTATCTTCGCTGATAGTTCAATGTCAGAAGCTGGCACTATTTTCAGAATAAGAGGCGAATGTTTGTGTAAGTTTAGAATGATACTTCAACCATTTTGGGTCACAAATGTTCCCAAATAGTGCATTAGAGCTGCATAAAATTTGAACGACAACACAATGTATAAAAGTAACGACTGTATTCTTAAATCTTCATTGTTAATCATGAGAAAATATAACTCAGCACAGATGGGAAAAAAATCAATATATTCTTTCATTCGGGGGGTTATTTATTTGATATGAGAAAAGTTAGAATCTCAAAGATACATATCGCTTAGCTCAGAAAATATGATAGAAATATGTCAGGTACTCAGGCCCTCCTCACAACAAGCTGCCTAAGTTTTATACCCTGAGGAGACCAGAATCACTATGCTATACAAATCCCTACAAGGCAGCATCATTCATTTGGCGAGATTCGCGTTCATCCTTTTATTGCTTGAACATTTTCAAGGTTATACATGAGTGGTCCAAAATCTGCAAACCAAGAATGAAATAATTTTGCAACATGAAGAGGGGCAAAAATGGCAACATACTGGTTTCTGTAATCGACCACACAAGTAGAATTTCTCCCAGTACTGCACATCTTGAAGTAAGTCATGCGTTCGAGCAATCCCATACTTGAACATCTGCATACATTTACTTATAGATGAGGTCTTCAATAAAAAAATTAGTCTTTGTTTAACAAACCAACAAAAATAGGTTATTGTAGACAGCTAGAAAACATGCCAGCTTTCATAAATTGGAAGATGACATAGCAGAATTTGCGCAAAGAGTCTAACTTACACACTACACCGAGTCAAAAAGTTGCTAATACCTTTCCATTCCAAGCAACAAAAGGGTTGAAATGTACCCCCACACCAATTTTATCTGCAACCCCGGTAATCTTACATGTTGAATCAAGATAGGTTAGACGTCACCGTTGTTTAATAAAACTCAATTCTgatatataaaattaaattagtTAAATAGGTAAATTGAAAACAAGTACCAGCCTCTCTCCACCAAGGTGCACCATCCATGATGCATAGTGATGCTTGTTCAATTTCAGATTCTTGATTGATGCCATAGCATGAAAAAGAtaagaaaattaaaaaataacCTCTGCAAGGCATTCAAATATTATCCAACTTATATAAGTACCTCAGAATGCCATTGTTTGGGGTCAGACACACcaagaataaaatcaatcatGTTTGTCTACAAAGCCAAAAACACAAAACTGAGAGCAAATATCAAAACaatatgaaaataaaatgaatggTTATGAAACAAAAAGGGGACCTTGTCATGGTTGGTTGGATGAAGAGATGATCCGTAAACGCATGCAAAGTCAACAGGGGGAAGAACCTGAAGAAAACTTCGAAATGCTTCTGTATTATTATCCATATTAATATCAATGATGCCGATGCATACTTAGTGCAGGTTCAACCTGAAATCAGCATAAAAAACTTGTTAGTGTTGAGCATTGAAGCTTATTCGCAGTAGTTTTGTCCTCAAGACTTTATTAGTAGCTCGAAAAAGATCAAGAATGAGTGGGGAGTTTCTTCGAACAGTTTGAGTGCACTGTGATGTAAGTAAAGATAGAAAAGGGAACCTGTTTGGTTTTCCAAGGTGGGTTTTCACTTCGATTTCTTTAAGTCAAATATGGGTCGTGCTCAACTCCAAGTCTTGTTTGATGGGTATCTTAATATGTCAGTCGCAGCAATGGAGGTAGTGACACGGTGAAGAAGAAACAAAGAAGAGGGTATCTCGCGCTTCTTCTTCTTTTTACTGGTTGGTTTTTCTATGTTTTCTGTTTTAACaaattgatatatatatatatatatatatatatatatatatatatatatatatatatatatatatatatatatatatatatatatatatatatataaaagcGTCGCAATTTCTCTATTTAATTTTTCAATTGTGAAAGTTTATTAAAGATTAAGGACATTTACagaaatataaatataattttttttatttatatcaacaataaaaaaaatcatatataaaaataattgtatagactataacttttttttataaaaatatttatattaacAATACATTCTTTattgtttataaaaatatttatatattttatgagattaattactatacactgtaagtctaaaaagttttacacggttgattcatcatcatcactcgtctgcattactttatagatttttaaaataaaagtcaaatttatttCAATTCCAACGGTCATGATTAACTCCATATTAAATTCATATTTTattcatttataaaaatatttgtatcaacaataCATGATGACACTTCAATATTCATTCGATTATTTTATAGGGAATTTTTTTATACATTTTATATATTACTTAGGCACACGTGAAAATAGAAAAATGCTTCCGATTTTTGAAAATGCATCTTCTGACGCATCTTGAGTACATAAAATTTTGACTTAATGTTAAAATATTCTAGAATATGCATCTTCAAACTTatttcgaagatgcatcttcggacAATATTTGAACTTAAATCACGTCAGAACCCTTCTTCTTCCTCGTTTATTTTAAAACTCAAAACTTTCTCAAACTCTCTCAAAAAAAAATTCACCAACCAAGTTCAAAGGATTTTCAATCAACATCAAGTACATAAGAGACATCATCCAACACTTGGATAAAGTCTAAATTTGTAAGTTTTTGATGTTTTGATAATTTTTTTAGTTTTGTATAAATGAGTATAAAATGATTATTTAGGTAGAAAACTGGTAGGAATTGCATGAATGGTAGTTTACACATGCCGTAAAACATGTTTGTTGTTGAAAATAACAATCAAACCAATATTTTTAGGATTTGTATGTTTGCATTGTCACCATTGAAGAGTTGCAGAAAattccgaagatgcatctccggaatttTTCAACATTTTGTTTCCCAGTAACCTgagatgcatctccagaaattatcagtttttatttattttcttgtTGTAGTGTTTCTTGTATTAAATCTCTTGTTTACTTACAGGCATTATGGATTATAGACACGATAGACTGAGGCACAGGAGGGTTGCACAGCATACATCAGTGCGCATGGAGAATAGTCAGGTTGCGGAGGCTCCTATTCACTCTAGCCAAGCGGAGGCATATATTTCTGGGGGTCATGTTTCTCCGTCTTCTTCTTCCCGTAGGAGACGGGTTTTACCTACCGATGCATCACTCCCTATATCCTCCCGCATGCGATAGGTTTCACTTACTCAAGCGTCAGAGGTACTCGAGTCATCGGTGGTACCTGAGGAACTAGTGCCACCTCCGACTGATTATGCTTGTGAGTTAGTGTCACCTATGACTATTGAAGGTGTTAAGCCAGTGTCACCTCCAGATGGTGAGGTTGTTGTGGATGATGagtgatcagtcaccatttatgctaggtatttcactatttaaccgtaaataagtcaggtaaactgcgtaaactgaagcatttttagttagatataagctcaattctataataggaagtgtgttgttacttatgaatttcttgaggatattttacacttttgggtatgttagcaggtaaaaaactagtctagaagctcagggaatcaaacgtcagatgcgaaattaagcccgagcaagaaaacggaagaaaaaatcaattctttgagaacttgctgtCCATATGCGTATGaccttacatgatacgcgtatggaccttcccagtacgcgtagcatacgcaaatgaccagaagggttgaaaatcaagcaaaaagacaaacttctggtgatacgcgtaccaaactggtgatacgcgtaccagactgggcaatacgcgtatcagagactgtcttacgtgcaatacgcgtaccagactgggcaatacgcgtatgagactgggcaatacgcgtatcaagCCCAGAATCAGGAAAAGCCCAACTGAATAGCCATTTAGAGGGGAGAAAACGAGTTTTCAAGGGTTGGACAATTTTGGAGAGAAAAgagacgcgttttgagagctggagactctacgattatcaaaggattcatatgttcaagagttttccgacgattgaagattgattcctcacgaaattctgtaatgacaacaatgttaatctttgtttttatttcgattatgagtagctaaaccccccattgctaggggggtgaccctgattctgaatgtgacagatttgatgtttatgaatgcattgattatttcttcttttccattgatttgttcttattactgttctttatgctttattcgtcggaccaacgaatgatgattaatatgaatagtttaagctggacagcgattattcattgatttggataagaactttggatagtaaaaataacctaggactagggattttctatctgaccggtaattctggatatttgaatgcttgagtatgaacttaattatttatggacatagtaattaggttacataatcaaaggtcttttcactaaggaattaggaatagataaccttgaggaccggaattaattggacaggaatattgtctaaaccttcataaattatatctgttacaggaagtttcattcaccgaaccctagcaatcttctctcatttgtatctcgttcaacctttttacttgttttatttaattgcaattggtagtataattcATCACAACACaaaaaaccaaaggcttttgtctaattgaaacaatctataaactctgtgtcgtcaagcagtccttgagatcgacaaacggggatttcccttttattactacagtgagaaaaatagtacacttgctattttcccatcaagtttttggcgccgttgccggggactgccaaagataatagagtttattaatttattttcaattagaattttgttgctctgcatccaaaattttatttacagtttaattttaatttttattgttattataactaatttctgtctaatctgtgtatgcgaggtaaggcctcagctaattttcattttgacgcagaatcagagagaacattgcgcgcaaagctcagagaaactagaagaaagaaactggcaaactctgacaccgaagaaccggTCACACCTGGCACACCAGtctctgttcactccgaaaaatctaAGTCAGACACAGATTCACATCCAGACACTGTAAACATGGTTGCAGACCCACCcccagcggaaagacttttaggtgactatggcagacagaataacccagcagtgcggttgaccattgttaatCAACCTGTTAAcgttgctcacttccagttacacccctcaactatccgccagttagaaagcaaaccttttgcaggaaagatcaatgaggatgcaaacaagcatctgcagagatttctgactatgactacatcattaaaaattgatgggcattctgaagaggcaaagagattggtcatgttcccattcacgttatctgaggacgctgaggaatggttatattccctacccgcaggaagcattactacttggcaacaaatggaaacaacattcttgaacgagtattttcctgcttctgtgtatatccgtaagaggtatgacattgtgaattttaaacagaaagacggagagacacttggagatgcatacaaaagattcaagagatatttagttgcatgtcctacacataatctggatgaaactgaacaaatgcagaattttgtaaacgggctgaagatgagaactaagcaactcattgatacagctgctggtggctcatctaatttttcaacagcaaccggtatcaaaaagatcatcgaagctattgcagcgaatgagcatttggaattatatgaccgtactgtgaatcagccggaggggaaaattgacttgaaattagcatatcaggtagtgaaaatggaagaccagattgctgctgaggttgaaagaagattCAAAGCgatgaatttaggtacccagagtgttgctcaagttcaaccggttccgaccatgatttgtgagatttgtagtggaccacactttaccatgcattgtgttgcaaccgcagaacaagtgcaagctataaattacctgaggcaaaataatccctactcaaatacatataatccggggtggaaaaatcatcctaatttctcttggaaagatcagcaaggtaatattcagaaccaaggacctccacaacaacaaccaccttaccaaccacaatatcaatcgcaacaacaaccttatcagcaacaaataccgaagaaagcggattgggagattgctatagagaagatggcaactcagaatatgcaatttcaggaggagaccaggaataatcagaagagcaccaatgcatccattaaaaatctggagattcaattgggtcagatagcacaacagataacaaatttTCAAACACCGGGCGCCttacctagtgcaacagtgacaaatccgagggagcaccataatgtgagtgcggtaacaacaagaagcggaagatctgttgaagatcgtgagaagaaggatgaagaagaagatcagttgcttgaagtggacctggaaatcttagaaaacaagacaccacCTGAGGAAGAAATTGTAATACCGCTGGTGGTACAAGAAAAGCTccctgaaccaaaacccatcattaagcttccattcccacaaagaaacaaaaagaagaagcaagatgagaaattttttcagaaattcatggagttgttcaagaaattagaaatcaatattccattctctgaggcactcgagcagatgcctatctatgcgaaattcatgaaagacatcatctccaagaagcgcaccactgacactgaccctgttatactaactgaaacttgtagtgctattttgcagggtatgaagattccagtgaagaagtcagatagaggttctgtgaccatcccgtgtaccattggagataggtcctttaaaagggcgctgattgatttgggggctagtgttagccttatgcctttgtctatttacaggaagctaggaattggaaatgttcaagataccagaatgacacttcaatttgctgaccactcagtgaagagaccttttggggtagttgaggatgttctggtcaaagttgataaatttgtttttcctgttgattttgtaattttggaaatgccaaaagatgaagagatacctctgattctgggcagacctttcttagaaacaggtagaTGCAATATAGATATGGAGGAAGGTACCATGACCCTAAAGGTgtatgatgaagagctcagaattgatgtccgagatactatgaaacataaagagaatatgtgtacaaaccactccgtggaagtgattgatcaaattgtaactagcacaattcaaagaaagtttcctgaattaccgttagaaagagttcttagtctgtTGGTCAGAGAGATGGAGGAGAAGGAtgaggaaaaagaaaaagaagtgcttgctATGCTGGATACACAAACCCCTTGGAGGAAATACAACCCACGCGGGTGGGAGGATCTGAGAGCTTCACCAGAATTAGAAGATGAAAAGGTATTAAAGAAACATAAAAGTTGTATGGGTGTTTtaaatgagaagaatggcgacaccttcaaggttaatggtcagaggttgaaaccatatgatcccggtgaagggggaccaattgaaactgttaaactcatctgagtatgaggtgtcccgtcgagccatgcgacgttaaacgaagcgctgcttgggaggcaacccaagggaggtttgaaaTTTCTTTGTGTATTGTTCTTTTTGgtttattcagtttttattttcttttgcttggatgtaatcacctattatgggttggcttaatctaatgaatttgattttgtttacctctattttcctgtttatttcgttagatatgtgactatgtctggctattggttttcttgatcacttacaccaaatacttgggcgtcctctctttcagtcccctgactgtagatactgttgtttatgattggacgcactggttaaggttaacatcagaaccacgagcatgagctttgaactcagaggtatgatagaacaagtcagcttaacccgtcctggtgagatcataaaaagccaaacacttatcatcatatgagagatatcaggtatgtctttatcaatcttggtttgcgtatgttcttttattattattagctgtacgaatacacacactgaggcatgtttttgtttatcccctagagcctttctagccatcccattattattattatccattgttttaccctgttgagcctgttaatcatttatttttgatatgcccattttttttataaatccatgaccttgtacctatcctaccctgttgagcctgttaaTCTTTTATTTCTGATATACCCGTTTGTTCTAAAGCCATGACCTTGTACCTATCTTACCCTGTTCAGAGCATGTGAGGATTGATTTCAtctctacgtttctatctaagtttggggttgctgttggaatagcaacctttaagtttggggtagctttgcagtacgtgaatagtaagtgaatgtcgtataaaagaaaaaaaaaagaaaaaaaacaacaacaacatgaaaagaaagaaagagaaaagcgaaaaacaataagaatagcttttgaaaaatgctacattcactatagaaaaaggaaaagaggattacaaaaccctacaggaataataggaaatacgtagtgagagaatgatttcatatactctgaaccaaaaaacctttgttcaaatttcataccctacctaaaccaaagccccgttacaacccaaaagacctcaaaaagtgtgtgtgattgtacatgttgataggatgagagaatttattcaaacttctgatttgatattgcatattgtgatttgagagtgataacattttaacccagagagacttggtgagagtgtgatataagctgacaggtaaagtcatatctctgagggaaaagtttctagctcgttggctatgtggaaaaatcagaaaacctgaaaaaacagcaagaggtccagtgcgaaagatttcagcagtattgtggcaagaactgttttacagtaagtttggggtgacatgatctttgaggtaataaaatgttacttgaggacaagcaacaagctaagtttggggttgtgatcagtcaccatttatgctaggtatttcactatttaaccgtaaataagtcaggtaaactgcgtaaactgaagcatttttagttagatataagctcacTATAATAGgaagtgtgttgttacttatgaatttcttgaggatattttacacttttgggtatgttagcaggtaaaaaactagtctggaagctcagggaatcaaacgtcagatgcg from Lathyrus oleraceus cultivar Zhongwan6 chromosome 7, CAAS_Psat_ZW6_1.0, whole genome shotgun sequence encodes the following:
- the LOC127108305 gene encoding uncharacterized protein LOC127108305 — translated: MDNNTEAFRSFLQVLPPVDFACVYGSSLHPTNHDKTNMIDFILGVSDPKQWHSENLKLNKHHYASWMVHLGGERLITGVADKIGVGVHFNPFVAWNGKMFKYGIARTHDLLQDVQYWEKFYLCGRLQKPVQIVVDKLDISNINSINLRAALSASLLLLPSEFTEADLYAKVCSLSYMGDVRMLFAEDKNKVKKIVAGQFDLFHSMYKPFLEEYEAKKLLKLSSTVDHKIHVSQDCDLSVACSLVSALPPSIRSQMGIQQREGMKSSQIGRVIHDTNISSREGAANCLERILRRKVMVSSARQAISGLLTVGGVKATKYVANKINKAWKSRK